TTTTCCGAACAGAAACGGGCTGCCTGTTCCGGAGTGAATTTCTGGTCCAGAATCAGCCAGGTGACGAACGCACCATAGGTATCCAGGTGTGGTTGTCCGGAGATGCCCTGCTCGTTTTCTTCCAGGGTATGCGGGGCATGGTCAGTTGCCAGGTAATCGAGGGTCCCTTCCCGCAGGGCAGCCAGCATAGCCTTGCGGTCTTCGATTTTCCGCAGCGGAGGGTTCATCTGCATCTTTCCCCGGTTCTGGTCGGTCAGATCGGACTGATCAAAATAGAGGTGATGCGGTGTGACTTCACAGGTGACTTTGAGACCGCGGCTGCGGGCTTCGCGAATCAGGGGGAGCCCTTCTCCGACCGAGTAGTGACAGAGTTTGCCACGGAGATCGTATTTTTCAATCATCTGCAACGCGAAGCGGGTGGCGGAAATTTCGCATTCCGCGGGTCGCCGCTCTTCGTGAGTGGCGGCGTTCGCGTGTTCATCGAGCAGAATGGGGTCTTCACAGTGGAAGCTGACGTTGCAGCCGCGGTACTGCGAGAGTGTTTCATCCAGCTGTTCCAGTGTTTTGAAGAACAGGTCGCCGACGCTGGGGCCCATGTAGGCTTTGTAAGGTACCGGAAATGTGAGTGGGCTGGTGCCCGGTCCGATGCCCGCATAGAGCGTAAAGTGAATCGGCGGGTTACGCTGCTTAAGGTGTTCCTGTTTGGCGTGGTAGCTCTCGTCTGTAATCGGAGGTACGGGGTTGTTGGGCATGTCAGCCACATGGACGACCCCGCCATTCAGAGCGGCGGCACCTGCGGTGCAGAAATCTTCTTTGTATGTTTGTGATTCCCCGATATCATCGCGGGCGTGAATGTGAATATCGCCCATGCCGGCAAAGATCAGGCAGTCATCGGAGAAAGTGAAATCCGGTTCTCCCAGTTGAGCGCCGACTTCGACGATCTGATTTCCCTCGATACGAATCTGGCTGTGAGAAGTCCCTGTAGAACTGACGAGAGTTCCTTGTATGATCATCGAACTGAAGTCATTCCGTTATGAAAGAAGTGTTGTCTGCAGTCAAAGAGGGATGGTGTGATTACCAGCCGACAGACATGTTGGTTTCGATTGCCAGCTGGGCTTCGTGCAGGTCGGCCCCGGTGTCACGCATGTAGAGTCGGATGGCGTGAACTTTGTCACCCGAAGCGCGGAAGAGGCATTCGCGTGCCATGTCGCAGGGTTCGGTGTGCCCTTCAATCCCCAGCAGGCGTTTGGAGATGACCCACATGTCGCGTGGGCGGCGAGTGACACGCAAGATCTCATCTTCGGGGTAATTCTCCTGGGCAGCGTGTTCCGCTTCTTCTTGAGTATTAGCCCAGCCCACCATGATATGCGCGTTTGTTTCAATCTCGTAAAGAGCCATAATTCAACTCCAGTCTGAAGAATGGAAATGTGAAAGCCTGTGAACGGCAACGAATAACAGGACTCTTTCGAATTCGTCGCAGCAGACATAATACTCAGGAGTCTGAAATCGAACAATTCCCTGCCCGTATTATAGCCAAGCCCGAATCGCGGCGAGAGTGTCTTCTGGAAAATGTTTCAAGAAAATAAGAAATCACGATTTTACGCTTGCTTATGCGACATCAGAACTTGCAGTGATTCTGGATTATTGAATTGAAGGTTCCAGGAGCGGCTGTGTTACTGATTGTGTTGTGCATCCCACTTCTCTTCTGCTGCACTTTTGCGAAGGTAGAAGGGAGTCAGGTTCCAGACTTCACTGGCCGGTGGGGTCTCCTGCTGCAGGAGCGTGGCCGTCAGTTCTGCGACCTGAGAGGCGAGTGTCTGGCGGGGAAAATCTTCGATCCGGATTTCCGGTAAGCTGCCCTGGTCGAGCAGATCGATTCCGGGACCACAGACGGTTTCACCGGGCTGAAGTGCACTGCTGAATTCGTGGATGTCCTGCAGATGAATGGGGACTGTCTGTTGCCATTCTCCTGTGGAATTGCGGACATATCTGCCGACGAATAAATCGCCCCGCTGGGCGTTGGAGATCACATGGGTCTCTGAAATTTCAGTCGGACAACTGAGTGCGATGGCTGCAAAGGTATCGATTCCCTGTACGGGAGCACCTGTCACGTAGCCAAAGGTTTTGGCGAAGGTGATGCCGATTCTCAGGCCGGTAAAGCTGCCCGGGCCACGGCTGACGCCGATTCCGGCGATCTGCTGAGGGGCGATTTCCAGCTGATCCAGCAGTTTTCTGACTTCGCTGACCAGGGTCTGGGCGTGCTTTCTCCCCTGTTGCTGCAGTGAGACGGGCGCAATTTCCTGCCCGGGACGGCAAATCGCGATGGAGCCGCTGCGTCCGGAAGTCTCGATACCTAGATAAAACTCGGAATTTTCCACACTGACTGAAATCAAGTACATCGAAAAAGGAGGGCAAATGCGTTAAAAATGCATTAAGGAGTATGACAAACTCCCCCTGGGCTTCCAAGTCATCTACCGTAAAATCTCCCACGCGGATGCGTAACAACGAGTCTGCAGAGACTGACAGCTGACCATCCACTTCCCTGGAGCAGACGCTTTAAGTCCAAAATAGAATAGATTATTGTATTTCGAACGCCGTCAGGACCGAAAATTAATCGATGTCCACCCGCCCGGTCTGCATGCCCGGTGTTCGAAGTGTCCCGCATGTCGGCATAATTCAATACAGCAATACACAGTTTGTTGTTCATCCTAGT
The genomic region above belongs to Gimesia chilikensis and contains:
- a CDS encoding amidohydrolase family protein, with translation MIIQGTLVSSTGTSHSQIRIEGNQIVEVGAQLGEPDFTFSDDCLIFAGMGDIHIHARDDIGESQTYKEDFCTAGAAALNGGVVHVADMPNNPVPPITDESYHAKQEHLKQRNPPIHFTLYAGIGPGTSPLTFPVPYKAYMGPSVGDLFFKTLEQLDETLSQYRGCNVSFHCEDPILLDEHANAATHEERRPAECEISATRFALQMIEKYDLRGKLCHYSVGEGLPLIREARSRGLKVTCEVTPHHLYFDQSDLTDQNRGKMQMNPPLRKIEDRKAMLAALREGTLDYLATDHAPHTLEENEQGISGQPHLDTYGAFVTWLILDQKFTPEQAARFCSENPGEFVNPYIAPLKFGKIEPGYTASLTVLNLKRPVTIQREDLKTKCGWSPFEGITFPGSIEAVFVEGQKTR
- a CDS encoding DUF6793 family protein, producing MALYEIETNAHIMVGWANTQEEAEHAAQENYPEDEILRVTRRPRDMWVISKRLLGIEGHTEPCDMARECLFRASGDKVHAIRLYMRDTGADLHEAQLAIETNMSVGW
- the tsaB gene encoding tRNA (adenosine(37)-N6)-threonylcarbamoyltransferase complex dimerization subunit type 1 TsaB, producing the protein MENSEFYLGIETSGRSGSIAICRPGQEIAPVSLQQQGRKHAQTLVSEVRKLLDQLEIAPQQIAGIGVSRGPGSFTGLRIGITFAKTFGYVTGAPVQGIDTFAAIALSCPTEISETHVISNAQRGDLFVGRYVRNSTGEWQQTVPIHLQDIHEFSSALQPGETVCGPGIDLLDQGSLPEIRIEDFPRQTLASQVAELTATLLQQETPPASEVWNLTPFYLRKSAAEEKWDAQHNQ